The genomic segment CCTCGTCGGTCTTGTAGCAACAGATAGTCCTTGGCCTCTGCGATCAGTCGCTGGCACGGGAGAGAGTCGTGGATAACGCTCTGTGGTTCGATGACATCGTGGATGTAGTACGGACTGATCAAGGGCAGGCGGACATGCTCCAGGATCTGAGGAGGAATTGCACTGTAAATTATGCACAATgctaatttatattaatttacaCCTCATTACCATGTCATTACTGTGCTGCTGTTGCTAAAAGCCAATTTTCAGTGCCTTTATACCAGATACACGCAGGGCCTTCAAgacgataaacttgaacttgaggttGTCTGTTCCTCCTCCCCCTTTGGACGCTCCTTCCCACACTACCACAGTCACagcaccctccccatctgtccaTTACCAGCCACAAGACCATTAAACaatcaggccactcagcccaagtCTGCTCCAATATTCTGAGgcagatttactatccctctcaaccccatgctcctgccttctctccataacctttgacactctgactaaccaagaacctatcaacctctgctttaaatatacccaatgatttggcctctcagccgtctgtggcaatgaattccagagattcacctccctctggctaaagaaattcatcatctccattctaagaggaaacccttctattctgaggctgtgcccaccgGTCAGAGACaatcccactacaggaaacatcctctccccaccactggctaggccttttgatattctgtggtctcagcccaaaatgttaatGGCTCATTTCTCTgcacagacactgcctggcccCCTGAATTCCAGTACGTAGACAGGAAAGGCCTAGACCAGgtgctcccaacctggggtccgcaGACCACCAGGTTAATGGCAGGGATCCAgggcatatataaaaaaaaaaataaattgggAACCCTTGGCTTAGTGGGACAAGCTGGGTCAGCCAGGACCTATAAGGCCAAAAGCCTCCAAATACAGCAGGAAcaccctcccccactcaccttctCAAAGACCAGTTTCCTCGATTGGTCCCTCTCCAGCCAGAGGAGCACAGCGTCAAAGACCATCTCCTCCCGGGAGACGTTCAGGTCGTCGTTGGAGATGATCTGGGCCAGCTTCTCGGCAGAGAGAGCGAGAAACTCCTCCTGTGTGCGGATGGCGCAGAAGTGGTGAAGGATGTAGGCCAGGCTCTTGGCCTGCAGCTCATCGCAGGAGTGGGCCTCAGCGAAGCAGTGGATGCCCACACAGTTGGTCTCGTCCATCTGCCGCTCCAGGAACTGGCAGCAGGCCTCCCTCACCGGGCCGATGTCCAGGAGGTTAGCGGCAGCCAGAAGGCCCTGGACATTAGCCCCAGAGATGTGCAGCCGTCCAGAGTAGCAGTAGCCCAGCAGCAGACCGATCATCTGTGGCTCCAGCCCGTTGACCGCCACACGTTCCTGCCGCGACTCCTGAAACCCCACCGAGAACATGGCCCGGAAGTAGGAACTGGAGGAAGCCAACACGATGCGGTGACAGGGGAACTCCTGTCCCCCACAGCACAGTGTCACATCACAAAACGCCTGCTTCTGCCACAGGCTGTGTAGGCCCTCCAGCACTCTGCCCGAATGACCTGGCTCCTGGAAGTCGCAACCCTCGACCTCCGCGTGGTCCATCGAGTCCACTGCGGTCAAATCCATGTCGCCCGCTTCCCTAGAACCAGAGAGAGGAAAATCAGCTTATAACGTCCTCTGAGGCTTTAGAAGACATTGGGCAGACCACCCCTGGAGTACTGAGACccgatttgggccccttatctgaaaaAAGGATAtgccggcattggagagggtccagaggaggttcacaagaatgatctgaggaataaagggttaatgtatgaggagtgtttgatgtctcagggactgtactcgctggagtttattAGAATGatgggggggaatctcactgaaacctattgaatattgaaagacctcaatagagtggatgtagagaggatgttatAGTGGGgaagcctaagaccagagggtacagcctcgggatatccttttagaacaaggtgaggaggaatttctttagccagaggatgatgaatctgtggaattcattgccacagacggctgtggaggccaagtcattaagtatatttaaagtgaaggttgatagattcttgcttagtcaggatgtcaaaggttacggggagaaggcaggggaatggggttgagtggaataataaaatcagccatgatggattggcagagcagttttgatgggctgaatggcctcattattTCCCTTTGTTTTAGCCACAGGGGCAGGATTAGGCAATTCATCCCTTTGACtctcccactagaggaaacatcccctccactttcactatctgggcctttcgatattgaataggtttcaaagttcagagtaagtgtattatcaaagtacataaatgtcaccatatacaaccctgagattaacttTCTTGctgcatattcaataaatctataatagaataataaccataacagaatcaatgaaagactgcaccaacctggtgttcaaccagtctgcaaaggacaacaaactctgcaaatacaaaaataataatatgaaataaataagcaatgaatattgagaatatgagatgaagtgagtccatgggttcaGTGATGGGACGTGAGGTTAAGTGAAGAACCTGATgtctgaggggtaatagctgttcctgaacctggtggtgtcctcctgtacctccttcctgatggcagcagtgaggacagagcacgtcctgagtggtgggggtccttgatgatggacgctgctttcctgtgacagtgtttcatgtaggtgtgttcaatgggggagggagagttttacccatgatatactgagccatatccactactttttgaaggatttCCCATACAAGGGTatcggtgtttccatagcaggcagtgatgcagccagtcaatagacttctatagaaatttgtcacaGTTTTAGATGTCGAGCTGATTTTTTGCAATCTCCTAAGGAAGCATGgttgctgccgtgctttctttgtaattacatttaCATGCaggtcccaggacaggtcctccgaaataacaccaaggaattcaaagttgctgaccttctccacctctgatccccaataaggactagctcatgggcctccagtttcctacgcctgaagtcagtaatcagctccctggtcaaacccctccctcccccacctcatatattaatccttccattcctggggatcattcttgtgaacctcttctggactctctccaatgccagtaaatCCTTTTAGACAAGGAGCCcacagctgctcacaatactccaagtgcggtctgaccaacaccttacaaagcttcagcattacatccttgcttctatatccTAGTCCCCTCCAAGTggatgctaacatcacatttaccttcctcaccactgactgaacccgcaagttaaccttcagggaatcctgcacaaggattttgGCCCCTGGGCACCTCAGAATTCTGTATTTTTCCCGTTTATAAGTCTACCCCTTTATTACccctttaaccaatttccccctgggatcaataaagtatgactatgactattccttCCCCCAAAGTGCCTGCCTGTACATTTCCTAACAAAGTATCCCATcggccactttgcccattctcccaatctgtccaaatccttctgcagacaccctgcttcctgcaTCATTTTAGAGACCCACAGAGACAGTGTTATTTGCAATACAAGAATTCTTTATTCCAGTGATGCCACTCAGTTTAAGATCTGACACCCAATACAACAGAAAGCAGGCAAGCCTAAGACAATGGCACTTTCACACAACATTAATGAGCCAAGGCAGATCGTGGGGGAAGAGAAACTAAGtccaaatttattattaaaatacatctATGGGATCATATACAACCCCAAGCTCTCTTTTCTTGCGGGTATTCATAGTAAATAAAACCACAATCGAATCAACGAGAAAACGCACATGAcaagacaatgtgcaaaagataacaaactgca from the Mobula birostris isolate sMobBir1 chromosome 9, sMobBir1.hap1, whole genome shotgun sequence genome contains:
- the LOC140203494 gene encoding kelch-like protein 24 isoform X2; translated protein: MDLTAVDSMDHAEVEGCDFQEPGHSGRVLEGLHSLWQKQAFCDVTLCCGGQEFPCHRIVLASSSSYFRAMFSVGFQESRQERVAVNGLEPQMIGLLLGYCYSGRLHISGANVQGLLAAANLLDIGPVREACCQFLERQMDETNCVGIHCFAEAHSCDELQAKSLAYILHHFCAIRTQEEFLALSAEKLAQIISNDDLNVSREEMVFDAVLLWLERDQSRKLVFEKILEHVRLPLISPYYIHDVIEPQSVIHDSLPCQRLIAEAKDYLLLQDRRGEIFGPRTRPRRSTGINEVIVVAGGEDDKVVLRCVESFDPIGREWKCLSCLPFAISKHGLVASGLAMLDGYVFAVGGWEGTSRLDSIECYNPRTNSWRFLAPMKIAVTSPAVVALKGLLYVAGGAVLEDGDGMNLVQVYNPKTNTWTEVAPMQIPRSGSAACVLKGKIYVIGGWHASTENTDKVEQYDPKTNMWKMCAPMNERRYRPGVAVIGDKIYVMGGEEGWDRYHDTIEQYNEENDKWEIFGEMLASRSWLSCVTVQVQKETWPSIFVD